ACATTGTAAACACAGGGATGGCAGAAATGGCTGATTCGCCTGCTATTCTAGTTGCCGATATTGACAGGGGCGGTGTTTTTGCGGCAATTTACGGGACGATTATGCTGCTTGAAGAAAGTGAGAGAAAACGGATAAAAGGTGTAATTATAAACAAATTTAGGGGAGATAAGAGCCTTTTGACTCCTGGAATTGAGATGATTGAAGAACTGACAAATGTGCCTGTTCTGGGAGTAGTGCCGTTTGTTCCGCTTGGAATTGAGGAGGAGGACAGTCTGGGGATTGACAAGTATAATGTGAAAAAAGAAGGGAAAATTCAGATTTCGGTTATTAAACTAAAGCATATATCGAATTTTACTGACATTGATCCACTTAGCCATTATAACGATGTTTCCTTGAAATATGTTACAAAAAGTTCTGAACTGGGAGATGAGGACATTATTATTATTCCTGGTTCAAAAAATACTGTGGAAGACATGAAGGACTTAATTGATAAAAATATAAGCAGGGAAATTATAAGGCTTGCAAAAAAAGGAACAATAGTATTTGGAATTTGTGGCGGTTTTCAGATAATGGGACAAAAAATAATGGATCCTCAAAATATCGAATCTAATCTAAAAGAAATTTCAGGCTTAGATTTACTTGACATAGAAACTGTTATGGAAACGGCAAAAACAACAACACAGTATGAAAATAAAATAAAAAATGCCGATGGAGTGCTAAGCGGAATGGAAGGCATTGAAATAAAAGGCTATGAAATACATCAAGGCTACAGTTATCCTGTAAATGAGGAAAAAATTGAAATAAAGTGCATTTTTGACGATGAAAAGTTAAAAGGTGCTGTGAAAGGCAATGTTGTCGGAACGTATATTCACGGAATATTTGACAATTCTGAATTTACAAATCATTTTCTGAACAAAGCAAGAAAACTTAAAGGGCTAGACAAAGTCGATGAAGATTTTAGTTTCAAAGAATATAAAAACAGGGAATATGATAAATTGGCACAAATTTTGAGGGAAAATGTGGATATTGAGAAGGTTTATGAAATAATGGGGATTAAATGAATTGACATTTGTAATAAAAATTTAGATTGTCCATGTGCTTTATCTTTGGATATGGTGACAAATGAAATCAGAAAATATATAATTTAAATGATTAAAAATTTTCAAAAATGTTTTGCTGAAATTAAAGACATCGAAATAAAAAAACTATATAATTAATTTTTAGGAGATTTAGA
The DNA window shown above is from Leptotrichia wadei and carries:
- a CDS encoding cobyric acid synthase; this translates as MKRKHKNIMLLGTGSNVGKSIINAGFCRIFYQNGYSVVPFKSQNMALNSFITRDGKEMGRAQVVQAEAANIEPQAFMNPILLKPTTDRKSQVIVNGKVYKNMDAREYFAYKHNLKKDIMAAYNHIRDNFDICVLEGAGSPAEINLKKDDIVNTGMAEMADSPAILVADIDRGGVFAAIYGTIMLLEESERKRIKGVIINKFRGDKSLLTPGIEMIEELTNVPVLGVVPFVPLGIEEEDSLGIDKYNVKKEGKIQISVIKLKHISNFTDIDPLSHYNDVSLKYVTKSSELGDEDIIIIPGSKNTVEDMKDLIDKNISREIIRLAKKGTIVFGICGGFQIMGQKIMDPQNIESNLKEISGLDLLDIETVMETAKTTTQYENKIKNADGVLSGMEGIEIKGYEIHQGYSYPVNEEKIEIKCIFDDEKLKGAVKGNVVGTYIHGIFDNSEFTNHFLNKARKLKGLDKVDEDFSFKEYKNREYDKLAQILRENVDIEKVYEIMGIK